In Devosia beringensis, a single window of DNA contains:
- a CDS encoding GbsR/MarR family transcriptional regulator, with product MSSVERFVEEMGLMSQERGDTRIAGRIFGLLVIEGHELSLQQISEQLGVSRASVSTNARLLAKRGFIRLTTRTGDRQDYYQLVGFPYDDLLAEVAQQFTQHAHAISAFVDPIRAERPGAADRITELCKFYEKSAAFLQRWALAVRDEQTSQKDKT from the coding sequence GTGTCATCCGTCGAGCGGTTTGTCGAAGAAATGGGCCTGATGTCGCAAGAGCGCGGCGACACCAGGATTGCCGGACGCATCTTCGGGCTGCTGGTGATCGAGGGGCATGAACTCAGCCTGCAGCAGATCAGTGAGCAGCTGGGCGTCAGCCGGGCCAGTGTCAGCACCAATGCGCGGTTGCTGGCCAAGCGCGGCTTCATTCGCCTGACTACCCGTACCGGCGATCGGCAGGATTATTACCAGCTGGTGGGGTTTCCCTATGACGACCTGCTCGCCGAAGTGGCGCAGCAGTTTACCCAGCACGCCCATGCCATTTCGGCTTTCGTCGACCCGATCCGCGCCGAAAGGCCGGGTGCTGCCGATCGCATTACCGAGCTGTGCAAATTTTACGAGAAGTCTGCTGCATTTCTTCAGCGCTGGGCGCTGGCCGTGCGCGACGAGCAGACGAGCCAAAAGGACAAGACATGA
- a CDS encoding efflux RND transporter periplasmic adaptor subunit, giving the protein MTEAHDKPEWAQSRREKKNAQRVAEGLKPKRRIVPWIVLGLVIVGIAAFVLTRPPAPAPLEVAETAIVHQLLGSEVSEMTPAKLTQTAKVTGTLVPAQQAAVASQASGRVLSVAVRPGDSVAVGDVLAEIDRANLELQLSQQQATANATRAQLESSRQQLERTEELTRQGLATPSALEQARSAAAALEANYAALQSAVQTAELALSNATVLSPLDGVVSERSVEPGQTIQAGTALFTIVNLSEMEFQAAASVTSGALVNPGQAVSIAVTGLDGQSFDGTVTRVNPVASTGTRTIPIYIGLENADGRLRGGMFATGQITVAQAEDALAAPATALREDAEGTFVLKLDNGTLVRRAVEPGAAWDRGRIIEIDGLQSGDVIVTAPLSELADGDAYERVED; this is encoded by the coding sequence ATGACCGAGGCACATGACAAACCCGAATGGGCGCAGAGCCGGCGGGAAAAGAAGAACGCCCAGCGTGTGGCCGAGGGCCTCAAGCCCAAGCGCCGCATCGTGCCGTGGATCGTGCTAGGGCTCGTGATCGTGGGCATCGCCGCCTTTGTGCTGACGCGGCCGCCGGCGCCCGCGCCGTTGGAAGTGGCCGAGACCGCGATTGTGCATCAGCTGCTGGGCTCGGAAGTCAGCGAAATGACGCCAGCGAAGCTGACGCAGACCGCCAAGGTCACCGGCACATTGGTGCCGGCGCAGCAGGCCGCCGTCGCCTCGCAGGCCTCGGGCCGCGTGTTGAGCGTGGCGGTGCGGCCCGGCGACAGCGTTGCGGTGGGCGATGTGCTGGCCGAGATCGACCGGGCCAATCTGGAGCTGCAGCTCAGCCAGCAGCAGGCCACGGCCAATGCCACGCGGGCCCAGCTCGAATCGTCGCGCCAGCAGCTCGAACGGACCGAGGAACTGACCCGGCAGGGCCTGGCCACGCCCTCGGCGCTGGAACAGGCCCGCTCGGCTGCTGCGGCGCTGGAGGCCAATTATGCGGCGCTGCAGAGCGCCGTGCAGACGGCCGAACTGGCGCTGAGCAATGCCACGGTGCTGTCGCCGCTTGATGGGGTGGTGTCCGAGCGCTCGGTGGAGCCCGGCCAGACCATCCAGGCAGGGACGGCGCTGTTCACCATCGTCAACCTGAGCGAGATGGAATTTCAGGCTGCGGCCTCGGTGACCTCGGGCGCCCTGGTCAATCCGGGCCAGGCGGTATCCATCGCCGTCACCGGACTGGATGGCCAAAGCTTTGACGGCACGGTGACCCGGGTCAATCCGGTGGCGTCGACCGGCACGCGCACCATCCCGATCTATATCGGGCTCGAAAACGCCGATGGGCGGCTGCGCGGCGGCATGTTCGCGACCGGCCAGATCACCGTAGCCCAGGCCGAAGACGCCCTGGCGGCGCCAGCCACTGCTTTGCGCGAGGACGCCGAGGGCACGTTCGTGCTCAAGCTCGACAATGGCACGCTGGTGCGCCGGGCCGTCGAGCCTGGCGCTGCCTGGGATCGCGGCCGGATAATCGAGATTGACGGCCTCCAGAGCGGGGACGTGATCGTCACTGCGCCGCTGAGCGAGCTGGCCGATGGCGACGCCTATGAACGCGTGGAGGATTGA